The following proteins come from a genomic window of Miscanthus floridulus cultivar M001 chromosome 2, ASM1932011v1, whole genome shotgun sequence:
- the LOC136535531 gene encoding uncharacterized protein isoform X2: MDTTERINDMSYWDCQSVQYTFLCMSYWDCQNVQLCQLKIKDLYMIATDKKGLPMITDRDISYMFVNETTSEVDLQAEMKPASWRSSRGRPTQSQSTSTDPHLQDSTKLKIKNLYMVTTREGPIISDDYRHGHISYMFVDETTSGDLPARARARVMD; the protein is encoded by the exons ATGGACACAACAGAAAGGATAAACGATATGTCATATTGGGACTGCCAAAGTGTTCA GTACACATTTCTGTGTATGTCATATTGGGACTGCCAAAATGTTCA GTTATGTCAACTCAAGATAAAAGATCTTTACATGATCGCTACGGACAAGAAGGGATTACCAATGATTACAGACAGAGATATCTCCTATATGTTTGTCAATGAAACAACCTCAGAGGTAGATCTTCAG GCAGAGATGAAGCCTGCTTCATGGAGAAGCAGCAGAGGCCGGCCAACCCAGTCACAGTCAACATCCACAGACCCTCACCTACAAG ATTCTACGAAATTAAAGATAAAAAATCTTTACATGGTCACTACAAGGGAGGGACCAATCATCAGTGATGATTACAGACATGGGCATATCTCCTATATGTTTGTCGACGAAACAACCTCAG GTGATTTGCCGGCGCGCGCGAGGGCGCGCGTAATGGACTAG
- the LOC136535531 gene encoding uncharacterized protein isoform X4, producing the protein MDMVMFTMNALRRLCQLKIKDLYMIATDKKGLPMITDRDISYMFVNETTSEVDLQAEMKPASWRSSRGRPTQSQSTSTDPHLQDSTKLKIKNLYMVTTREGPIISDDYRHGHISYMFVDETTSGDLPARARARVMD; encoded by the exons ATGGACATGGTGATGTTCACAATGAATGCATTGAGGAG GTTATGTCAACTCAAGATAAAAGATCTTTACATGATCGCTACGGACAAGAAGGGATTACCAATGATTACAGACAGAGATATCTCCTATATGTTTGTCAATGAAACAACCTCAGAGGTAGATCTTCAG GCAGAGATGAAGCCTGCTTCATGGAGAAGCAGCAGAGGCCGGCCAACCCAGTCACAGTCAACATCCACAGACCCTCACCTACAAG ATTCTACGAAATTAAAGATAAAAAATCTTTACATGGTCACTACAAGGGAGGGACCAATCATCAGTGATGATTACAGACATGGGCATATCTCCTATATGTTTGTCGACGAAACAACCTCAG GTGATTTGCCGGCGCGCGCGAGGGCGCGCGTAATGGACTAG
- the LOC136535531 gene encoding uncharacterized protein isoform X5, protein MSYWDCQNVQLCQLKIKDLYMIATDKKGLPMITDRDISYMFVNETTSEVDLQAEMKPASWRSSRGRPTQSQSTSTDPHLQDSTKLKIKNLYMVTTREGPIISDDYRHGHISYMFVDETTSGDLPARARARVMD, encoded by the exons ATGTCATATTGGGACTGCCAAAATGTTCA GTTATGTCAACTCAAGATAAAAGATCTTTACATGATCGCTACGGACAAGAAGGGATTACCAATGATTACAGACAGAGATATCTCCTATATGTTTGTCAATGAAACAACCTCAGAGGTAGATCTTCAG GCAGAGATGAAGCCTGCTTCATGGAGAAGCAGCAGAGGCCGGCCAACCCAGTCACAGTCAACATCCACAGACCCTCACCTACAAG ATTCTACGAAATTAAAGATAAAAAATCTTTACATGGTCACTACAAGGGAGGGACCAATCATCAGTGATGATTACAGACATGGGCATATCTCCTATATGTTTGTCGACGAAACAACCTCAG GTGATTTGCCGGCGCGCGCGAGGGCGCGCGTAATGGACTAG
- the LOC136535531 gene encoding uncharacterized protein isoform X1, with product MVISFPFFQHSFLIFRLQRRYTFLCMSYWDCQNVQLCQLKIKDLYMIATDKKGLPMITDRDISYMFVNETTSEVDLQAEMKPASWRSSRGRPTQSQSTSTDPHLQDSTKLKIKNLYMVTTREGPIISDDYRHGHISYMFVDETTSGDLPARARARVMD from the exons ATGGTCATATCATTTCCTTTCTTTCAGCATAGTTTTTTGATATTTCGCTTACAACGCAGGTACACATTTCTGTGTATGTCATATTGGGACTGCCAAAATGTTCA GTTATGTCAACTCAAGATAAAAGATCTTTACATGATCGCTACGGACAAGAAGGGATTACCAATGATTACAGACAGAGATATCTCCTATATGTTTGTCAATGAAACAACCTCAGAGGTAGATCTTCAG GCAGAGATGAAGCCTGCTTCATGGAGAAGCAGCAGAGGCCGGCCAACCCAGTCACAGTCAACATCCACAGACCCTCACCTACAAG ATTCTACGAAATTAAAGATAAAAAATCTTTACATGGTCACTACAAGGGAGGGACCAATCATCAGTGATGATTACAGACATGGGCATATCTCCTATATGTTTGTCGACGAAACAACCTCAG GTGATTTGCCGGCGCGCGCGAGGGCGCGCGTAATGGACTAG
- the LOC136535531 gene encoding uncharacterized protein isoform X3, whose amino-acid sequence MVISFPFFQHSFLIFRLQRRYTFLCMSYWDCQNVQLCQLKIKDLYMIATDKKGLPMITDRDISYMFVNETTSEAEMKPASWRSSRGRPTQSQSTSTDPHLQDSTKLKIKNLYMVTTREGPIISDDYRHGHISYMFVDETTSGDLPARARARVMD is encoded by the exons ATGGTCATATCATTTCCTTTCTTTCAGCATAGTTTTTTGATATTTCGCTTACAACGCAGGTACACATTTCTGTGTATGTCATATTGGGACTGCCAAAATGTTCA GTTATGTCAACTCAAGATAAAAGATCTTTACATGATCGCTACGGACAAGAAGGGATTACCAATGATTACAGACAGAGATATCTCCTATATGTTTGTCAATGAAACAACCTCAGAG GCAGAGATGAAGCCTGCTTCATGGAGAAGCAGCAGAGGCCGGCCAACCCAGTCACAGTCAACATCCACAGACCCTCACCTACAAG ATTCTACGAAATTAAAGATAAAAAATCTTTACATGGTCACTACAAGGGAGGGACCAATCATCAGTGATGATTACAGACATGGGCATATCTCCTATATGTTTGTCGACGAAACAACCTCAG GTGATTTGCCGGCGCGCGCGAGGGCGCGCGTAATGGACTAG